One genomic segment of Catalinimonas alkaloidigena includes these proteins:
- a CDS encoding glycosyltransferase family 2 protein has translation MNPIKKTDTQLQFKAVNPTLGQRNNVVPEIDVKTLSIIIPAYNEASTISYTLERVRNVSLINETQKEIIVVNDCSLDDTAKVIEKFSESHDDMDIKLISHSKNQGKGAAIHTGIKCATGDFVVIQDADVEYDPKEFNILLQPVLDGHADVVYGSRFMGGNAHRILFFWHSLGNSILTFISNMFTNLNLTDMETGYKLFRKEHIQSLSLNEKRFGFEPEVTAKISRIPGIRIYEVGISYYGRTYAEGKKINWKDGFRAIYCIFKYNVLPR, from the coding sequence ATGAATCCTATTAAGAAAACAGACACTCAATTACAATTTAAAGCAGTCAATCCTACACTGGGGCAGAGGAATAATGTAGTGCCGGAGATAGATGTAAAAACATTATCTATTATTATTCCTGCTTATAATGAAGCGTCTACAATTTCTTATACCTTAGAAAGAGTGAGAAATGTGAGTTTGATTAATGAGACTCAGAAAGAAATTATAGTAGTAAATGATTGCTCTCTTGACGACACTGCAAAAGTTATAGAGAAGTTCTCGGAAAGTCATGATGATATGGACATAAAGCTCATTAGTCATTCAAAAAATCAGGGCAAAGGGGCGGCTATTCATACTGGAATTAAATGTGCAACTGGTGATTTTGTAGTCATTCAGGATGCAGATGTGGAATACGATCCTAAAGAGTTTAATATTTTGTTGCAGCCTGTTTTAGATGGTCATGCTGATGTAGTGTATGGGTCTCGCTTTATGGGAGGAAATGCACATCGGATCTTATTTTTCTGGCACTCTTTGGGAAATAGTATTTTAACATTCATTTCCAATATGTTCACTAATCTTAATTTGACAGATATGGAGACAGGCTATAAGCTCTTCAGGAAAGAACATATACAGAGCTTAAGTCTCAATGAGAAAAGGTTTGGGTTTGAGCCGGAAGTTACAGCGAAAATAAGTCGTATTCCTGGCATAAGAATTTACGAAGTAGGTATTTCCTACTATGGGAGAACATATGCAGAAGGCAAGAAAATCAATTGGAAAGATGGATTCAGAGCCATCTATTGTATTTTTAAATACAATGTGTTGCCTAGGTAA